Proteins from a genomic interval of Sphingopyxis sp. QXT-31:
- a CDS encoding phage portal protein, with product MGIFTRFLDSVGIMSGEPAAAAVRQPPVSGPILAYETYDLNDPRLLELMREGRTGVSGIAVNDRKALRNSTFFRAVWLQSASMGMLPVHLRRRTGDKVEKATDHPLFNVLHKKPNDFQTASRFKAYMQMCALLDGGAYALKIRSRGHVRQLIPLERGSCKPRLTDTWGLVFDYQPKKGGSRVLMADDVFHFGSPLTLDGLNGLGLLDVAADTLGLAIRAQQAASRLLVNGTIARGALETDETLGAEAIENLKASLREDYAGVGATDDWLILEEGLKAKLFAGSARDSQLVELMKREAEEVARFTGVPRPLLMFDETSWGSGIEQLGLFFVTYCLMPWFVIWEEAIWTWLLTPQEQLTMYAKYNEGALLRGSLKDQAEFLKAALGPNVGYLTQNEARDMQDRNPIDGGDELPRPGTTAHSIMQEEQADAA from the coding sequence ATGGGCATTTTCACACGCTTCCTCGACTCAGTCGGCATCATGTCGGGCGAGCCCGCCGCTGCTGCCGTTCGCCAGCCCCCGGTGTCAGGCCCGATCTTGGCCTATGAAACCTACGATCTGAACGACCCCAGGCTGCTCGAACTGATGCGCGAGGGCCGTACCGGCGTGTCCGGCATCGCCGTCAACGACCGAAAGGCCCTGCGCAACAGCACCTTCTTCCGCGCCGTCTGGCTCCAGTCGGCCTCAATGGGAATGTTGCCGGTCCACCTGCGCCGCCGCACCGGTGACAAGGTCGAAAAAGCGACCGATCACCCGCTTTTCAACGTCCTGCACAAGAAGCCGAACGACTTTCAGACGGCCAGCCGCTTCAAGGCCTATATGCAGATGTGCGCCCTGCTCGACGGCGGCGCCTATGCCCTGAAAATCCGCTCGCGCGGCCATGTACGCCAGCTGATCCCGCTTGAACGCGGGTCGTGTAAGCCACGCCTAACCGATACGTGGGGTCTCGTTTTCGACTATCAGCCGAAAAAGGGCGGGTCGCGCGTCCTCATGGCCGATGACGTGTTTCATTTCGGCTCCCCGCTCACGCTCGACGGCCTGAACGGCCTCGGCCTTCTCGACGTTGCTGCCGACACCCTCGGCCTCGCCATTCGGGCGCAGCAGGCGGCGTCGCGGCTGCTCGTCAACGGCACGATCGCGCGCGGCGCGCTCGAAACCGATGAGACGCTCGGCGCCGAGGCAATCGAGAACCTGAAAGCGAGCCTCCGCGAGGATTATGCCGGCGTCGGCGCGACCGACGACTGGCTCATTCTTGAGGAGGGGCTGAAAGCGAAGCTGTTCGCAGGATCTGCGCGCGATTCCCAGCTCGTCGAACTGATGAAGCGCGAGGCCGAGGAAGTCGCCCGGTTTACCGGCGTGCCCCGCCCCCTGCTGATGTTCGACGAGACCAGCTGGGGCAGCGGCATCGAGCAGCTCGGCCTATTCTTCGTGACCTACTGCCTGATGCCGTGGTTCGTCATCTGGGAAGAGGCAATCTGGACGTGGCTCCTGACGCCGCAAGAGCAGCTGACGATGTACGCCAAATACAACGAGGGCGCGCTGCTTCGCGGCTCGCTGAAAGACCAGGCGGAGTTTCTGAAAGCCGCGCTCGGGCCGAACGTCGGTTATCTCACCCAGAATGAGGCCCGCGACATGCAGGACCGCAACCCGATCGACGGCGGCGACGAACTGCCGCGCCCCGGCACGACCGCACACAGCATCATGCAAGAGGAACAGGCCGATGCAGCATAA
- a CDS encoding head maturation protease, ClpP-related has translation MQHNGLLAVRATARPPEIKGVGDGAGWKFETTALADDFKHFEVRAEASDHPTISIFDYIGDDGEGGGVTAKRIAAALRACAGKPITVEINSPGGNYFEGVAIYNLLRRHDAAVDVEILGIAASAASVIAMAGDTIAVAHNSEIMIHEARGLFFGTKSEMADAMETLGHIDRSMVETYAHRSGRPVDDFETMIAGKDVYFRGQEAIDAGLADLLMDREAEMPVYVVAETNLPTDKASLDRFLAKHDMPRSARRELFRAIGTHNAADPATPRAGEAEPAFEVTDDHERRLQALLS, from the coding sequence ATGCAGCATAATGGCTTGCTCGCGGTGCGCGCTACGGCGCGCCCGCCCGAGATCAAGGGCGTCGGCGACGGCGCCGGCTGGAAGTTCGAGACGACCGCACTGGCGGACGACTTCAAGCATTTTGAGGTCCGCGCCGAGGCATCCGATCATCCGACCATCTCGATCTTCGACTATATCGGCGACGACGGCGAAGGCGGCGGCGTGACCGCCAAGCGGATTGCCGCAGCCCTCCGCGCCTGCGCTGGCAAGCCGATCACCGTCGAGATCAATTCGCCGGGCGGCAACTATTTCGAGGGCGTTGCCATCTACAATCTGTTGCGCCGCCACGACGCGGCGGTCGACGTCGAAATTCTCGGAATTGCCGCCTCGGCGGCGTCGGTCATCGCCATGGCCGGCGACACGATCGCGGTCGCGCACAATTCCGAGATCATGATTCACGAGGCCCGCGGCCTGTTCTTCGGCACGAAGTCCGAGATGGCCGATGCAATGGAGACGCTCGGCCATATCGACCGATCGATGGTGGAGACCTATGCCCACCGATCGGGCCGCCCCGTCGACGACTTCGAGACGATGATCGCGGGTAAGGACGTCTATTTTCGCGGGCAGGAGGCCATCGACGCTGGTCTGGCCGACTTGCTCATGGACCGCGAGGCCGAAATGCCCGTCTATGTCGTGGCAGAGACCAATCTGCCCACCGACAAGGCCTCGCTCGACCGCTTTCTCGCGAAGCACGACATGCCGCGCTCGGCGCGCCGTGAACTGTTCCGCGCGATTGGCACGCACAACGCTGCCGACCCTGCCACGCCGCGCGCTGGCGAAGCCGAGCCCGCTTTCGAGGTCACCGACGACCACGAACGCCGGCTCCAAGCCCTGTTGTCCTAA
- a CDS encoding phage major capsid protein, with protein MNAMTTLRGTAATGRGLLAVRAEAQPKKPATLDDVLVTFEAFKKQNDAAIDEIKAGKTDVLTTEALDKINAAIDEVTAAVDEQAKIIAAAKLGNGAVIGDIEADAEYTAGFKAFMRRGEKGIADFEAAMSKGTDADGGLLAPIEWDRTIGDKLKKISPMRRESRVITISVAGFKKLFNDRAVGSGWVGETASRPATSTPQIGSVDFTPGELYANPAISQGLLDDAAVDLEQWLGGEVDTEFARQEGIAFLSGDGTNKPHGILTYVTGAANAARHPWGAIPVVNSGHATTIPSGDALIDFMMDLPSEFEANAKLFLKRDSLRALRKLKDGQGNYLWQPSYVAGTPSTLNAAPVVEMPDMPSIAAGNIAALYGDMEATYLVVDRVGIRVLRDPFTNKPFVHFYTTKRVGGGVHNPEPMRALKISA; from the coding sequence ATGAACGCTATGACCACCCTGCGCGGCACCGCCGCGACGGGCCGGGGCCTCCTCGCCGTGCGCGCCGAAGCCCAGCCCAAAAAGCCCGCCACCCTCGATGACGTGCTCGTCACCTTCGAGGCCTTCAAGAAGCAGAACGACGCCGCGATCGACGAGATCAAGGCCGGCAAGACCGACGTCCTGACGACCGAGGCCCTCGACAAGATCAACGCTGCGATCGACGAGGTCACCGCGGCGGTCGACGAGCAGGCGAAGATCATCGCCGCGGCCAAACTCGGCAACGGCGCTGTCATCGGCGACATCGAGGCGGACGCCGAATATACCGCCGGCTTCAAGGCCTTCATGCGCCGCGGCGAGAAGGGCATTGCCGACTTCGAGGCGGCAATGTCGAAGGGCACCGACGCCGACGGCGGTCTGCTCGCGCCGATCGAGTGGGACCGCACCATTGGCGACAAGCTCAAGAAGATCAGTCCGATGCGCCGCGAAAGCCGCGTCATCACGATCTCGGTCGCGGGCTTCAAGAAGCTGTTCAACGACCGCGCTGTCGGTTCGGGCTGGGTCGGTGAAACCGCCTCGCGCCCGGCGACCAGCACGCCGCAGATCGGCTCCGTCGATTTTACCCCCGGCGAGCTCTATGCCAACCCTGCGATCTCGCAGGGTCTGCTCGACGATGCCGCGGTCGATCTCGAACAGTGGCTCGGCGGCGAGGTCGACACCGAGTTTGCGCGTCAGGAGGGCATCGCTTTCCTGTCGGGTGACGGGACGAACAAGCCGCATGGCATCCTCACCTATGTGACCGGCGCGGCGAACGCGGCGCGTCACCCGTGGGGCGCCATCCCGGTCGTCAATAGCGGGCACGCTACGACCATCCCGAGCGGCGACGCGCTGATCGACTTCATGATGGACCTGCCGTCCGAGTTTGAAGCGAATGCGAAGCTGTTCCTCAAGCGGGACTCGCTTCGTGCGCTTCGCAAGCTCAAGGACGGCCAGGGCAACTATCTGTGGCAGCCGTCGTATGTCGCCGGCACGCCGTCGACGCTCAACGCCGCGCCCGTCGTCGAAATGCCCGATATGCCGAGCATCGCCGCGGGTAACATCGCTGCGCTCTATGGCGACATGGAGGCGACCTATCTGGTCGTCGATCGCGTCGGCATCCGCGTCCTGCGCGACCCGTTCACCAACAAGCCCTTCGTGCATTTCTACACGACCAAGCGCGTTGGCGGCGGCGTCCACAACCCCGAACCGATGCGCGCGCTCAAGATCAGCGCGTAA
- a CDS encoding head-tail connector protein, translating into MAEPISTAEGKKHLRVESTADDTLIADKIIAAREWVEDYTGLVLTRREVTEAIDSFSAQTRLRAWPVADEPISIVYRDFVGAEQTIADAVLRPQTRPARIYPALGAVWPNCRTISGPAAVTFTAGYATAADVPQALKQAMLVMLTAFYDDRPGGEMFAAAERSAKALCRRYKRRVL; encoded by the coding sequence ATGGCGGAACCCATTTCGACGGCCGAGGGCAAAAAGCACCTCCGCGTCGAATCCACCGCCGATGACACGCTCATCGCGGACAAAATCATTGCCGCGCGCGAATGGGTCGAGGATTATACGGGCCTCGTGCTGACGCGCCGAGAGGTGACCGAGGCGATCGACAGCTTCTCGGCTCAAACTCGCCTCCGCGCTTGGCCGGTTGCCGATGAGCCGATCAGCATAGTCTATCGCGACTTCGTCGGAGCCGAGCAGACCATCGCCGACGCCGTGCTGCGGCCGCAGACGCGTCCCGCCCGTATCTATCCCGCACTTGGCGCCGTGTGGCCGAACTGTCGCACGATTAGCGGCCCCGCCGCAGTGACCTTCACGGCGGGCTATGCGACCGCAGCCGACGTGCCGCAGGCGCTCAAGCAGGCGATGCTCGTCATGCTCACGGCGTTTTATGACGACCGCCCAGGCGGGGAGATGTTCGCCGCCGCCGAGCGCAGCGCGAAGGCGCTGTGCCGTCGCTACAAGCGGCGCGTGCTGTGA
- a CDS encoding phage head completion protein, whose product MKDTRSLASRLKDRIRIERPVTASGFKGAGSGSWETVQDDVSAEIEDVLPSRDERLSSGLNIATRRARVRLRYRTDIKADMRFVDITDGTDGRIMQIIGGPAKLGREAVEFMVEDYSTAGSGA is encoded by the coding sequence GTGAAAGACACCCGCTCGCTCGCGAGCCGCCTCAAAGATCGCATCCGCATCGAGCGCCCCGTCACCGCGTCCGGCTTCAAGGGCGCAGGCTCGGGCTCGTGGGAGACCGTGCAGGACGACGTGTCCGCCGAGATCGAGGACGTATTGCCGAGCCGCGACGAGCGGCTCAGCAGCGGCCTGAACATTGCCACCCGCAGGGCGCGCGTGCGCCTGCGTTATCGCACCGACATCAAGGCCGACATGCGCTTTGTCGACATCACCGACGGCACCGACGGCCGCATCATGCAGATCATCGGCGGCCCGGCGAAGCTCGGCCGCGAGGCCGTAGAGTTTATGGTCGAGGATTACAGCACCGCTGGCAGCGGGGCCTAA
- a CDS encoding HK97 gp10 family phage protein, whose product MRRFLTNIPEQMDGVLRGAARAGGKVVADEIKDTTPSEEVRDNIRIRTKAESDHIRVRIDVKDRWARSLGIWLEYGTDPHFISVDESQRGGRSVGRINTLAKDSDKGHSLLIGGNFVGSTVFHPGARPHPAFRPALDRKEAEAVAAAQAYINTRVSRAGIKREPAGGDE is encoded by the coding sequence GTGCGCCGCTTCCTGACCAACATTCCCGAGCAAATGGACGGCGTCCTGCGCGGCGCCGCGCGCGCAGGCGGCAAGGTCGTCGCTGATGAGATCAAGGACACGACGCCCTCCGAGGAGGTTCGAGACAATATCCGCATTCGGACAAAGGCCGAGAGCGATCATATTCGAGTGAGGATCGACGTGAAGGACCGCTGGGCGCGGTCGCTCGGCATCTGGCTCGAATATGGCACCGACCCGCACTTTATCAGCGTCGACGAAAGCCAGCGCGGCGGACGCAGCGTGGGCCGCATAAACACCCTCGCCAAGGATAGCGACAAGGGGCACTCGCTGCTGATCGGCGGCAATTTCGTGGGCTCGACGGTCTTTCACCCGGGCGCGCGCCCGCACCCCGCCTTTCGCCCCGCGCTCGATCGGAAAGAGGCCGAGGCCGTCGCCGCGGCGCAGGCCTACATCAACACCCGCGTCTCGCGCGCGGGCATCAAGCGCGAGCCCGCCGGAGGTGACGAATGA